Below is a window of Plasmodium brasilianum strain Bolivian I chromosome 14, whole genome shotgun sequence DNA.
gaatatacatgtatatatatatatataggggTATATACacgcatgtatatatttatatatatgcatatgtaaatGTCCTTTTCGCTTTCTTTTTCCGCGTTTTACgcttattaatttttttgtctttcTTTTGAAATGCGCACAAAGTTATATTCGTCATTATAAAAATCCTCAATATCTGTTGAGAGTCGTTCGTTAATTTCGGTTTCCGTTCCACGTatagaattatttaaaatatccaAATCATGTATACTGGCAATATTTAAAAGttgtatattctttttttctttagcAAATTCTTTCATACATTTGTGTTTGATATTATATAAGCCTGCGCagaatttaaattatgtgcaaaaataatttattttcaaattatgtgaattactatataattctctatacaattttttttgctgttAAAACAGAATAGACATACTCAGTTACTGTTCCTTGAACTATGCACAggtatgtaagtatatatatacgcatatgtatatatttatatatgctcaTATGTGCACACATGTGTAAACAACTTGATATTTTTATGTCGAACACAATAACACATATGAAGCTGCTTTCTTAATTTTAGCCATTACTATACAATTCTCTGTAGCCCGTAACGTTGAACAGCCAAGATATCtgtgtttaaaaaaaaaaaaaaaaattgattcGAAATAGGTCCATAGGGGCTTATAGACTTCGTATGATAATAAATGGGGGTATGTGTGGGGGTGTACatttatgtttgtatatatatatatatatatatatatatatgcacatatgtagaCTGTGGTCAATATAGGACATAGCAATATGCGTTTTGTAAAATTCGATTTTAACTGTTGTTTTGTTCTATTTCTCCCTATTTTGCTTTATAGTGCCACattttgcttatttattaatttatttatttaattattcattttgttgCTTTCAGTTACTACAACTCACCTTTTTCAACATAAGACAAACCAAATTTAGATAACtggcaaaaaataaaaatgtgttaaataaaaaatttcctaAATTTCTTCCATAAGTAGAATATAATATTGCTGTCGCTAATTTTGTCATTTTAAagtctttattttttaatttttcttctttttttttataatttaaaaaaattataaagtgATGTCCGtctatgaaagaaaaaatccAAATAAACACAATGTTTTCTCATAACAGACAAATGTcaatcttttaaatattatggaTAATGCATTATAAAGTTTTTACATTTCCAAAAGTAACCTTGGTGCTATGATAATTACACAAATTTGTTAGTCCttgaatttttgaaaaatttcttttatatacaatataaaaatgcacATACGGAGAATGTGTACAGGGGTAAccgcatatataaatatataactatataaatatcatatacatatatatatatatatatatatatatatatatatatatatatatatgtatgtccTAACGGACAGTAGAAAAATTTCAGTATCTGCgagtatattttaatatacacaCATTTACCGCTATATTCAAAGGGTTGCGCTCATCATAAACTTTTTATCACAGTATTTCTGTTTTCActtaaaattgaaaagatTGAATGAAATGGAGCacaaaaggaagaaataaatcaaaaatgtgtgcaaatattgtatttttatcgGGAAAAATTACAGTtacaaagtaaaaattattatacagAAAAACATTTCacaaatgaagtaaaatataatttagtggaatgaaaatattttacgcAGTCTGttattttgattattttgaatatttttttttttttttttattcagccgtaaaattattaacttcatatatttacatattcaaataatttttgtttttgcatCAACTTTCATATTACACATTTTTGTATGTGCTACATATAGTTGAAGTCATTGTGTTTTCCTTCTTAATGCACAATAAGAACGTGAAAACAAAATTGCAAAACTCGTGAATAAGTACAAGAAAAAGTTgtcagaaaaaaatttttatcttactcaaaaagagcaaaaatgggttattttttgtgtttatattttacgcttaaaagttaaaagattgatttaaaaaataaaaaaataacaataaataaaataaaaaccgaataatggaaaaaaaaacatattgaagtaaaacaaagtagagaaataatttgttcatattgcacgtatcttttttattatcaattattctgcaaaaaataaaaataaaaaaaaggattctttttatattagctCATTTTCAATACCTACGCGTCTTATCCTTCTTAAAGCGTCCATAATCTTCACATATCAgcatatctttatttttaaaatggaataaaaagaaaaccaATTTTCATTGTGCGATGTTCAACGAATAGgcacgtgtatatataaacatatatgtatatatatatatatatatacatacacgctTTAGACGTTGGAAAATcttgaaataaataagtttcaacagaaaaaaaaaaatgggaaaacaCGAGAAGggaaaagaattaataaattgataataaatatatactatgtGGAATGTCGTTATAACAAAAAGGGTACATACcgcataatacatatatatatatatatattatatatatatatatatatatatatatttatttcttttatttccattCACCACACAATTACGTAAATAAACACATTACATGCATCGTGCCGTGTCACggttgaaaaaattaaagttcACTAAAAAAATACTGTTCGTTATTATTCTAAGGTGCGAGTAATATAAAGgcacatatgcatacgtgtacacatatgtatatacacagatacgtacatacatacgtacatatcaACAAAGCAGCCGATTTCTGCTTCTTAACATATAACCGCGTCATCAGTGCTATTTAATAGGGATAGGAACACCGTTGATgagttcatttttttgagCACTCAATTTACTTTGCGTGCATTTATATCTTTTCAAAGCTGCAAAAAATGTGTGCACCTTTgcatgaacatatatacatatacatatatatatatatatatatatatatatatatatatatatatatatgtacgtgagCCGCACTGCTTCCCCCGACTGCAGGTATAGAACAGAAGTATTAGTTCCCTTCAATGCATGTGGTGTCTAACCCTAACTGTTTTAAGACcttcttataattttctaCATTTCTATGTAATATTTCTTCTATTGGCCCTAAAAGtcttttaaaactttttctGTCTAGGTAGACAACTTGACAAGTGTTTTGCGCCTTTACAGTAGCAGCTCTTGgttgattttttaaaagagcTAATTCACCAAAATAGTCTCCTTTATTGTATGTTTTAATAActttattatcttttaagGCAGTAGCATTTCCttcaattaatatataaaatgtatctCCTTGTTCTCcttcatttataattatatctCCATCAGaatatgtttttgtttttaaacaATCAGCTACTTTTGATCTCTCATAAGGGTCCATACCTTTTAATATAGTAATTTGTTTTAACACATCTTCATACATTTGTCTTTTCTTAGCAAcattatcttttattatgtatgtaaagGATTCTCTATCCAAAGCCCATAGATGACATTTTGTTAAAGCCTTAGCTGTTGCAGCTCTTTtcgaattatataataaagctAATTCACCAAATACATCCTTTGATTTTAATATggttaaaatttcttttccattttcttttgttttatatatttctactTCTCCTTCAtcaattacatataataaatctCCATCGTCTccttcatttattatatttacaccTTGTTCAACATTCTCATCAAAAAATGCATCAACGATTGTTTCCATTTCCATCTTATTTAAatgattaaataaaaatgattcaTTTAACGCTTCACGTATTTTGGCTTTTTCATGTTCATCCTTCTTATATACCTTTGCTAcaaaattatctttttttttgttccattcACCATAAGCCTCAGCACTGACCGACATCCTTTTACCCTGACTAGCGTTCAAATTGACCAAATCCGACTCTTTTAATTCCATCTCTTTTCTGTCCATTTCGCTAAGGCACTCAGTTTCGTCTTCGTCGCTTGAATATTCTTCGTCTAGGAGGATAAccaaaaagatgaaaatgatTAGGACGAAAATGGATtgaaatgtaaaaaagttaatttaCCCAAAATAATGgagtaaaaaatgaagaaatgaaaaatgacgGTGCCCAATATGGACGTTCATAATTATCAAGCAGTGGACCataaaaattagaaatgCAATTCAATGCATACTtactaattatattttttttatttaaggaAATCATAagttcattttcatttttgggGGATCCTTGTTCACCCAAAATATCATTGTTTATTGTCTGTTCTTTTGAATTATCGTCctctcttttatttattgacAGTTCACttaataaatcatttttactATCGTCAACATTAGTACACTTTtgtgtaaaattattttttttgctattacTCCTAATTGTTTGTTCgtatttttcaaattgttCTTGTATATCTTTATCTTGCATGCTTGGTGAACTTTGGTCTCCtgaattttcttttccttgTCTCCttttaaagcaaaataaagtacatacatacagtaattaaaaatcacagcaatttttttttcacaatgTTTATACAGACACACAAACACACATAcgcttatatatacatgtgtacacatgtatatgcatatgtatgggtatttatgtatagctatacagatatatatttgtatatatatatatatatatatatatatacaattatacaCTTGCGTATATAAGTGCGTAAAATGAAcaagtttttattttgttagaaattgtacaaaaaaaaaaaaaaaaaaattgattatttcaaaaattgcTATATTAACACGTGATAGCtgtttatttactttattattattactattgtatatatttttttttttgttgagtgtataaatatttgtgcacaagtttttcttctttcttttttttcttttttttgtaatatttttattatgcagTAATTTCAAATGAAACAACCATTGTCCAACTGCCTTAACTTTCGGTGTATtgcttcttatttttttttgagttaATGCTCGCATTTTGCTATGtcaatattattttgcaCGTTTTATTTGCCACTGTTTCGCTTATGTTGCTATATTTCTTCAAactttttgaatttttatatttgtttttaaagtCTTACCATGTGCACACATTGcccattttgttattttttaaggaatttaatcaagtaaaaatatttaagcaaaaaaaaaaaggaaaatgtaaatttatattttattttttcctattaCAAGAAAAGTATATTTGCGCGAATAGCATTTCAACTGGATAACTCAAAAAatcaaacaaaaaataaaatatacatgtataattatacaaatatatatacatacatatatatacacatctACGTAATAATGTATTCtactccttttttatttcttttgctGTGATATTTTTTAGGAAACAATGGTTTAACTAACCTTTTAAGTTATACAATAAGCACATTcgtaatatacatatatatatatatatatacatacatacatatacatgaacacatacatatatatatgcaaacatatacacatgcGTTAACACGTCAGTAAAATTTCTTACGTGCGTATTCAGCAATCATCATGAATTTAAAAAGCTACTTACGcttgaagaaaaaattatgtgtaAATTAACACAGAATGATGTAAAATAGTACAAAAGaatgtatattaatacaatataaGGTAAAACAATGTAAGGCAATGTAAAACGATGcaaaataatgcaaataataagaaaatacttcttatttttatatgtgcataaatatattttgttaatgcttaaaaaattgtcttgaaatttttatatttatgaaatatcAACTTacagatgaaaaaaattaactattATACGtttttatagaaataattatttctaaTTCATTGTATCATAGGAGGAACAATTcggaaaatttaattttgacTTCAtgtcacttttttttttccttttttatttgttatatgtatgtatacacaaaCAGGTGTACTTATGATATGCGTAAATTCTGTACATAATGCTTTTATGAGATTGACctattctaatttttttttttttttattatttccaaAAGAGTTTATTACAGggcatttttaaattgttacAGTGGctcattaatattaaaagaaacaaacaaaaaaaagaaaaaaaaattaactctGATAATTATTGCTACAGTCTTTTGATTTATTCTTccgtaaatttttttttttttttttttttttttgtggcATTATTAAACGTGATGTATAATATCCTTTTTTCATAGCATGTGCATAgaaatatacttaaatttttatggGAGCTTAACTGAAATATTgctatgttttttttttaagtttactGTTTATTTATTGATAATTCATCATTACAATtagtttaaatatttattccaAATGACTACATATGTTTTTGGTTCGTCTCATACATTAAGATGACGAAAAAGAAATTcgtttaaaatttataaaattagatTATTTATGCCTTCTACAATGCAAATAGCACATCATTTACTGCACACATACATGGGATTcgttaaaaaaagaaagaaaaattttttttttgttatttattattcatattattatcattttattctttttttacttgttccttatattttaaaatgaacacgcaaagtatataataatatgcgAGTTGATCGACATAATGTTGCTACTTACCATGCTATCAAAAACGATACCTATACCtgttatgtttattttattttattttttcttcttttataataactataaaaaaacactgctacttatatttttaaaaataaataaatattatgaatattaaaaatttacttcattttttgtttgctTTTTTTCCCACTTAcgtatttttgttaaaataacGAACCTCACACATACGTTCTTCAAACATATGAAATATTGTATACCAGTTAGAACATGAATAACGAACACTAAGATATAtgaccatatatatatatatacatataacacacttatatgggaaaaaaatgtgaataaaaaattataccatTTCAAGAGtcttattactattattttaagATCCATTCATGAAAAATTggcaataaaaaataatggtttttaaaaataattagaaaatattttttcacttcCAAATTTATTGAAAGTTGAAATTTAACGCTTCAAAAAAGTATCGTATTTTGTCACATGTAAAAACTACATGTACAcagaatgaataaataattaattatttctattGTGTACAGAATAGTTCTATTAAAAGGCATAAAAACTgtaatttatgaatattttgtaaGTACACATGTTATTTCGCTGATATTTAAGCCCCccataattttctttttttttttgttttaactGAAGAGCATCTAATTATATTCTTCATCAACTCTACTTTTTTTCGATCTTATCTAATCTTTTAATGgtcattttttcattgtttCTATGACAATTCATTTGTGTTAGTCatatctttatttcttttgaatatttttgaatCATTCTTTGTTCATTCTTTTGGCACATTCTGTATTCCctctttttcaaataaaacaaaaataatttgaaattaTTCACTTAATTTTAACAGTTGTTTATAAAACGATAAAAAAGCccaaaagaatatattttgttttatatattctttcttattctttttctttttttttattttgcttgaAGTTCTAAAATACATGAGTATAATActaatgaacaaaataatgcaaaacgttgtataataaaatgaactaaacaataacaaaaaaagggTTTCGTAAAAGTAACACATGAACAAACCAAAGGTGtgtaccaaaaaaaaaaattaataaacagAAACGCTTAAACATAAATAtcttcataaatatatatatgtatatgtatatatatatatataagtatagcAAAAacgatataaaataattacacGCACAAATTAGCGTAATTACGCCCGAgaagaagaatatataaaaatgggtAAACATCTGGTATTAACTGTAAGaaatgattttaaaaaatttagttaattttacaaaaaaatatacatatgtatgtattatatatatatatatatatatcgcaTATgcatgattttttttttcgtgaaTTTTGTGATTAAACAATTGTTTCAACTtggtataaatatatgtataaaagtataaataaatttacgtAATAAACACTTTTCATAATGTTTATACTTAcaaatgtaaacatatatagtatatgtatatatatatgtagtatttttttccacCTTTTTTTTGTCGAATAAgccaaaaaatatgaacaaatcataataaaaattcacAATAGTAAATagctaaaataaaaaatatacaaaatgagAACAAATGtatagtattaaaaaatatatgtataaattaaaacgTAACATGTGCTTATAAgtacaattataatatatatatacaaatttgaGATATAATTGAAGCGGAAgtagcaatttttttttttttttttttttttttttttctctggATTTAATACAAAAGcagaatatgaaaaaaatagatgaggaaaaaaagaaaaacgaaattaaaaaagaaaaaaaaaaatgagcatAATAAATGAGAGTAAAATGCCCATAATCCCAATTGAGGATACTAAGCATTATTCATGTAGTGAAGAAAATGACACAATTAATCTTGAAAACAACTCGAACGATTTAAATagttttcaaaattttcttataagGAACGGGTCAAATAATGGGTCAGATAAATGTGGAGATAATAAGAAAAGTCAtgcattaataaaaaaagagattaataacaatagtaacaATTACAACTGTAATAACAACTACAGttttaatagtaataaaaaccTCAATTTAGTTAGAAGAAAGAAGGGcgtaataagaaaaaaagactCATATGGAAGTACTCATTTAGTTCTTGGTAATATCAGGGGTAATagaaaattaagaaaaaagttACTGTGGAACAATTGCACAGATCAAAATACAAATGTATCTGAAATGTCTTATATTAAagattttgaaaataattccTTTATGCATGAAAATGGCCATCATATGGttttatatgataataaatatagagaTTACCCAAGAAATAAAGGAGAAGAACGGAgtgaaaagataaaatatttttttgtttattcacCTGATATTATACAAAGATGGATAAgagttatatttaatattataataacgTCATTAATAGTTactttgatatattttatatttatatctgttagagaagatataaataaaaaagtagcTATTCAGGTTGAAAACGTAAAAGAAGAATCGAATTCTTgcaaaaaacaatattatgCTCATAAATGTGGTACAGTCAATTTAcctttattaaatgaaaaatgtgaAGAATGGTTAAAATGTATGAAAACAGAtcataaattatatcaagatatttcttttttatcagCTCAAATGTTAGGGCAAATTATTAATGCTTTTATTGTTCAGTTTGAATGGAAAAGTATATGTGTTATTGCctttatatttcttcttatttttattggcAGTAATTATGCCCTTTCTATAGGAGGAGGATCTAGAGTGAACGGCGCGGAATATTCTTTATACAACCCTTATATGAATGCAAATAGTAATATACCCCCTTTTCCATATTATCCTTTTTATCCTATTTTACCTCAAGCtttacattataataatggacGTAATACCGATATACCATTGATGAATATGTCATTCCCTCAAAACAAATTCTTTCAAAACAGTAGTTTTTCCAGGAATCCCTATAATCACTTTAGTCATTA
It encodes the following:
- a CDS encoding hypothetical protein (conserved Plasmodium protein), with the protein product MTKLATAILYSTYGRNLGNFLFNTFLFFASYLNLVCLMLKKISWLFNVTGYRELYSLYNIKHKCMKEFAKEKKNIQLLNIASIHDLDILNNSIRGTETEINERLSTDIEDFYNDEYNFDFIDMVQDDFDE
- a CDS encoding cAMP-dependent protein kinase regulatory subunit, giving the protein MRALTQKKIRSNTPKVKAVGQWRQGKENSGDQSSPSMQDKDIQEQFEKYEQTIRSNSKKNNFTQKCTNVDDSKNDLLSELSINKREDDNSKEQTINNDILGEQGSPKNENELMISLNKKNIINEEYSSDEDETECLSEMDRKEMELKESDLVNLNASQGKRMSVSAEAYGEWNKKKDNFVAKVYKKDEHEKAKIREALNESFLFNHLNKMEMETIVDAFFDENVEQGVNIINEGDDGDLLYVIDEGEVEIYKTKENGKEILTILKSKDVFGELALLYNSKRAATAKALTKCHLWALDRESFTYIIKDNVAKKRQMYEDVLKQITILKGMDPYERSKVADCLKTKTYSDGDIIINEGEQGDTFYILIEGNATALKDNKVIKTYNKGDYFGELALLKNQPRAATVKAQNTCQVVYLDRKSFKRLLGPIEEILHRNVENYKKVLKQLGLDTTCIEGN
- a CDS encoding nucleus export protein BRR6 — encoded protein: MSIINESKMPIIPIEDTKHYSCSEENDTINLENNSNDLNSFQNFLIRNGSNNGSDKCGDNKKSHALIKKEINNNSNNYNCNNNYSFNSNKNLNLVRRKKGVIRKKDSYGSTHLVLGNIRGNRKLRKKLLWNNCTDQNTNVSEMSYIKDFENNSFMHENGHHMVLYDNKYRDYPRNKGEERSEKIKYFFVYSPDIIQRWIRVIFNIIITSLIVTLIYFIFISVREDINKKVAIQVENVKEESNSCKKQYYAHKCGTVNLPLLNEKCEEWLKCMKTDHKLYQDISFLSAQMLGQIINAFIVQFEWKSICVIAFIFLLIFIGSNYALSIGGGSRVNGAEYSLYNPYMNANSNIPPFPYYPFYPILPQALHYNNGRNTDIPLMNMSFPQNKFFQNSSFSRNPYNHFSHYTYADEHNTSNNSTSRNNDYSDNYGSSKKDSNKKGSKKLGFLKYLTGGFK